A region of the bacterium genome:
CTCGCGTGGTGATGTTCTCCCCGAGATCTCCGGGTTTCACCACATGACCTTGAAGGCCGAGTTCGGAGTGCAGCTCTGCGTGCATCAAGTGGACCTGACGAAGATTCGGCTGGGATGGATCGACGCTGACACGGGACTGATGCTGAACTCGAGCCCCACAATGCGCGTCCCCGGCTACTCCCAACCCAGCAACGAGTTCGATTCCGCCCGACACGGCTTTACTGAAAGAGTGGCCCGTAGACTTGTGTACCGCCATGACCGTTGGACTGCTCATGAAAGCGGGAAATCCATTGCAGATTCAAACTTGGGGCTCGAAGACACCTTCATCAGGCAGAAGATACCCGAATGCGCCGGCTCCACTACGAACGATGGGCACAATCTGGCGAAGCTCATCATTCCCAAGGTTCTCCTTCCATCGCCCGAGCCGGTGAATATGATCCGGGCGCGAGTAATATCGAGAGGTCTTGGCCTCTTTGAAATTCTCGTTATTCGTATCCTGAACTCTCTCAGACCAGGTAGCGATCCCGGTAGCATTAGCGGCTCGATCTGCTCCAACGTCGGCACAAATCCTCGCCGCGAAGTCACGCGGGTTTGTGAGCATCTCTTCGAATTGGCAGACCTCGACCAGATCGCTTACCTGGCCGTATCCAACCGAATTGATGTAACTCCAGTGGTGAGCGCAGCGCTCGACAACTGAGCGTTTCAACCAGTTCTTCCAGTCCGGTGGCCGTGGGTGATGCCCCCAGTTGTCTGCAATTCCGACTCGGAGCGATGCGATTGCGTCGAGTGGATGCCGTACTTGCCAATAGATCTTCACCGGCTTCGGCAACAACGCCAGCATCGCATCGAGGGGGAAAGAAAGCCCAGGTGTCGACTGAAACTCGTCGCACTCCTTGGGCACCTTGATGGCAACCGGTGTCGAGAAGGATAGTGCGG
Encoded here:
- a CDS encoding MOSC domain-containing protein, producing MSSPTVMAVHKSTGHSFSKAVSGGIELVAGLGVAGDAHCGARVQHQSRVSVDPSQPNLRQVHLMHAELHSELGLQGHVVKPGDLGENITTRGVDLLNLPTGAVLKLGSDALVAVTGLRNPCLQIERYQVGLLKHVLSKDATGIVVRKAGVMGVVLIGGVVHAGDAIAIGVPPGPPHPLGPV
- a CDS encoding sulfotransferase; this encodes MPLYHCPSTFTGSAISAALLSAGYCRSVMRQWTVYSHVLILGCGRSGTSIFSELFEHLGAYTYYSEPSFADVAALSFSTPVAIKVPKECDEFQSTPGLSFPLDAMLALLPKPVKIYWQVRHPLDAIASLRVGIADNWGHHPRPPDWKNWLKRSVVERCAHHWSYINSVGYGQVSDLVEVCQFEEMLTNPRDFAARICADVGADRAANATGIATWSERVQDTNNENFKEAKTSRYYSRPDHIHRLGRWKENLGNDELRQIVPIVRSGAGAFGYLLPDEGVFEPQV